Proteins encoded by one window of Rhodamnia argentea isolate NSW1041297 chromosome 6, ASM2092103v1, whole genome shotgun sequence:
- the LOC115745209 gene encoding chlorophyllase-2-like, translated as MPSSSFTTTASDVFETGKYKAALRRVEASATQPPSSSSCAPADPPPKPLLIAFPAEDAGEFPVLVFLHGYLLYNSFYSQLIRHVSSHGFVVVAPQLYTVAGPDTTDEINSAAATTNWLPRGLADLLPPQVRPNLAKLAVAGHSRGGKAAFALALGKSTTPLALPFSALLGIDPVDGMDKGKQTPPPVLTYVPRSFDLDMPVMVVGSGLGEIRKNPLFPACAPRGVNHADFFAECRPPVCYFVAEKYGHLDMLDDETEGLRGKATYCLCKNGRAREPMRRFVGGVVVAFLRAHLEGDDVGLMGLRDDGHKVAPVELQKVEFLL; from the exons ATGCCTTCCTCTTCCTTTACAACCACCGCTAGCGACGTGTTCGAGACGGGCAAGTACAAGGCGGCGCTCCGGAGAGTCGAGGCCTCGGCGACGCAgccgccgtcgtcgtcgtcgtgcGCTCCCGCTGATCCGCCTCCGAAGCCTCTCCTGATCGCGTTTCCGGCGGAGGATGCCGGGGAATTCCCGGTGCTGGTGTTCCTCCACGGCTATCTCCTCTACAACTCCTTCTACTCGCAGCTCATCCGGCACGTCTCGTCTCACGGGTTCGTCGTCGTCGCCCCTCAG CTATACACCGTGGCCGGGCCAGACACGACCGACGAGATCAACTCCGCCGCAGCGACCACGAACTGGCTTCCCCGAGGCCTCGCCGACCTCCTCCCGCCTCAAGTCCGCCCGAACCTCGCCAAGCTCGCCGTCGCCGGCCACAGCCGCGGGGGCAAAGCCGCCTTCGCCCTCGCCCTCGGCAAGTCGACGACCCCGCTCGCCCTCCCCTTCTCGGCCTTGCTCGGCATCGACCCGGTCGACGGCATGGACAAGGGCAAGCAGACCCCGCCTCCCGTCCTCACCTACGTCCCTCGCTCCTTCGATCTCGACATGCCCGTGATGGTCGTCGGGTCGGGTCTGGGCGAGATCAGGAAGAACCCGCTCTTCCCGGCGTGCGCGCCGAGGGGCGTGAACCACGCGGACTTCTTCGCGGAGTGCCGACCACCCGTTTGTTATTTCGTCGCTGAGAAGTACGGGCACTTGGACATGCTCGACGACGAGACGGAGGGGCTGAGAGGGAAGGCCACGTACTGCCTGTGCAAGAACGGGAGGGCCAGAGAGCCCATGAGGAGGTTCGTGGGCGGGGTGGTGGTGGCGTTCTTGAGGGCCCATCTGGAAGGCGACGACGTGGGCTTGATGGGCTTGAGGGACGACGGGCATAAGGTCGCTCCTGTGGAGCTTCAGAAAGTCGAGTTCCTGCTGTGA
- the LOC115744303 gene encoding VAN3-binding protein-like → MEKPVAEQWRHDPIFFRPPETPFEPMEFLSRSWSVSALEVSKALAPPPMALPKAPGGGVVNGGGAIPEDLAGELEEGATCSGNPFSFASSETSQMVMERIMSQSQEVSPRTSGRLSHSSGPLNGAQSCGSLTDSPPVSPSEIDDPKICRPNNPLNVHQFRASTPGGGGGGGGAVVVGGGGKTVGRWLKDRREKKKEEARAQNAQLHAAISVAGVAAAVAAIAAATASSSGSGKDEQMAKTDLAVASAATLVAAQCVEAAEAMGAEREHLAAVVSSAVNVRSAGDIMTLTAGAATALRGAATLRARTLKEVWNIASVIPVEKGIGGGAGGASLTNCSSNSSNSDELVPEENFLGICSREWLARGCELLKRTRKGDLHWKIVSVYINRFNQVMLKMKSRHVAGTITKKKKNVVLEVIKDMPAWPGRHLLEGGENRRYFGLKTVTRGVVEFECSSQRDYDNWTQGVARLLSIVADRSNRHRI, encoded by the exons ATGGAGAAGCCGGTGGCGGAGCAGTGGCGGCACGACCCCATCTTCTTCCGGCCGCCGGAGACGCCGTTCGAGCCCATGGAGTTCCTCTCCCGCTCGTGGAGCGTCTCGGCCCTGGAAGTGTCCAAGGCCCTCGCACCGCCCCCAATGGCGCTCCCCAAGGCCCCCGGCGGCGGCGTTGTCAACGGTGGCGGGGCGATTCCGGAGGATCTAGCCGGCGAGCTCGAGGAGGGCGCCACTTGCTCCGGCAACCCCTTCTCCTTCGCTTCCTCCGAGACGTCCCAGATGGTCATGGAGCGAATCATGTCTCAGTCG CAAGAGGTGTCACCAAGAACTTCAGGGAGGCTCTCTCACAGCAGTGGACCACTCAACGGGGCTCAGAGCTGCGGCTCCCTAACCGACAGCCCGCCTGTCTCTCCCTCCGAAATCGACGACCCCAAG ATTTGCCGGCCGAACAACCCCCTCAATGTCCACCAGTTCAGGGCCTCCACGCCAGGgggtggaggaggaggcggcggagcAGTTGTGGTTGGCGGCGGTGGCAAGACGGTGGGTAGGTGGTTGAAGGACCGtagggagaagaagaaagaggaggccCGGGCCCAGAACGCCCAGCTCCATGCTGCCATCTCTGTCGCAGGGGTCGCCGCTGCGGTTGCCGCCATTGCGGCCGCCACGGCCTCCTCGTCCGGGTCGGGCAAGGATGAGCAGATGGCGAAGACAGACCTGGCGGTCGCCTCGGCCGCGACCCTGGTGGCTGCGCAGTGTGTCGAGGCTGCTGAGGCGATGGGGGCTGAGAGAGAGCACCTTGCTGCAGTCGTCAGCTCTGCTGTAAATGTCCGGTCGGCCGGGGATATCATGACCTTAACCGCAGGCGCAGCTACAG CTCTACGTGGGGCAGCGACATTGAGGGCAAGGACGTTGAAGGAGGTGTGGAACATAGCATCGGTTATTCCGGTGGAGAAAGGGATCGGAGGTGGCGCCGGCGGCGCTAGCCTCACCAATTGTAGTTCGAACAGCAGTAACAGCGACGAACTCGTCCCAGAAGAGAATTTCCTAGGAATCTGCAGCAGGGAGTGGCTAGCCAGAGGATGCGAGCTTCTTAAGCGCACTCGCAAGG GTGATCTTCACTGGAAGATAGTCTCTGTTTACATAAACAGATTCAATCAG GTGATGCTGAAGATGAAGAGCAGGCACGTTGCTGGGACCatcacaaagaagaaaaaga ATGTGGTCTTGGAAGTGATTAAGGACATGCCGGCCTGGCCAGGCCGTCACTTGCTCGAGGGCGGCGAGAACCGGAGATACTTTGGGCTGAAGACCGTGACGAGGGGGGTTGTGGAGTTCGAGTGCTCGAGCCAGAGGGACTATGATAACTGGACTCAGGGCGTGGCCAGGCTCCTCTCCATTGTCGCCGACCGAAGCAATAGACATAGAATTTGA